A window of the Hevea brasiliensis isolate MT/VB/25A 57/8 chromosome 6, ASM3005281v1, whole genome shotgun sequence genome harbors these coding sequences:
- the LOC131180581 gene encoding uncharacterized protein LOC131180581 gives MEEDIDLYKQLGKGSCYGDDECMWLSSVVSSPSSLFEDYRSSTSMHVFVDDKLLISWLSRLENSFLYLDKGSVLFDDPRVNVNPEEEESCLTALQRTILVTEDILKDDLMEEKQLTSLLKSCRNATSDSTMNNSESFRSSFEQFCEDSLSCNNFLIPCSTVFDFPSSCSQISDSEKTSFLVSLVNLDGEDSQWISSDTELELDYFQTCFPSPSCKNCEVSLPSSNVSTPSEVKDEQPRYCALLEHTFSDQEVDLEDFDTDEPLFWPSQWKQDWNCEDTWKCFSMSPRKCMTKPGSLQETSSKLVKSKFQVTKMDTKEGCRKRLEFSKGSTASTLLEWKQRSKNNCIKKINSAPSGLRKSNKISMKIVPMEMENDLKERKDREVPIPQSNCSDRDFLEDDITKNGELPIETLLGLGEFDGHEGVDSEFNEDTFSLDESL, from the coding sequence ATGGAAGAAGACATTGATCTTTATAAACAGCTTGGTAAGGGTAGTTGCTATGGTGATGACGAGTGTATGTGGCTCTCTTCAGTTGTTTCTTCTCCTTCATCACTTTTTGAAGACTACAGATCTTCTACTTCAATGCATGTTTTTGTTGATGACAAATTGTTGATTTCATGGTTGTCAAGATTGGAAAACTCTTTTCTTTATCTAGATAAAGGAAGTGTCCTTTTTGATGATCCAAGAGTAAATGTAAATCCTGAGGAGGAGGAATCATGCTTAACTGCTCTTCAGCGGACAATTCTGGTCACAGAAGATATTTTGAAGGACGATTTAATGGAAGAAAAGCAATTGACTTCACTATTGAAATCATGCAGGAATGCTACATCAGATTCCACCATGAACAATTCAGAGAGTTTCAGGTCTTCTTTTGAGCAGTTCTGTGAGGACTCATTAAGTTGCAACAACTTTTTGATACCTTGTAGCACCGTCTTTGATTTTCCTTCTTCTTGCTCTCAGATATCAGATTCTGAGAAGACAAGTTTCTTGGTATCTTTAGTGAATCTTGATGGTGAAGATTCCCAATGGATTTCATCAGATACAGAATTGGAGTTAGATTACTTCCAAACATGTTTTCCTAGCCCATCTTGCAAGAATTGTGAGGTCTCATTACCCAGTTCCAATGTTTCAACACCGAGTGAAGTGAAAGATGAACAACCACGGTACTGTGCATTATTGGAGCATACCTTTTCAGATCAGGAAGTAGATTTGGAAGATTTCGATACAGATGAACCTCTTTTCTGGCCTTCCCAGTGGAAACAAGATTGGAATTGTGAGGATACTTGGAAATGCTTTTCAATGTCTCCTCGTAAGTGTATGACAAAGCCTGGATCTCTTCAAGAGACCTCTTCTAAATTAGTTAAATCAAAATTCCAAGTCACAAAAATGGATACCAAAGAGGGCTGTAGGAAAAGACTTGAGTTCAGCAAAGGTTCAACAGCGTCAACTTTATTGGAATGGAAACAAAGAAGCAAAAACAACTGTATCAAGAAAATCAACTCTGCCCCTTCAGGATTGAGAAAATCAAACAAAATTTCAATGAAAATAGTACCTATGGAAATGGAAAATGATCTGAAAGAGAGAAAAGATAGAGAAGTTCCTATCCCACAATCAAATTGTTCAGATAGAGATTTCTTGGAGGATGATATCACAAAAAATGGAGAACTTCCAATTGAGACGCTATTAGGACTTGGCGAGTTTGACGGGCATGAAGGGGTGGATTCAGAATTCAATGAAGATACTTTCTCACTGGATGAATCTCTGTGA